Within the bacterium genome, the region GTTGAATGACAACACGCTCGATGTCTCGCTGACGCCGGGCAAAATCCGCGCTATGCAAAAACTCGGTGTACCATACGAAGAAGGGTACGATCAGATTGCACAGCAAGAACTGGCTACGCAAGCGGAACAAATTGCGACTGAATTACAGCAGGCCGGTATTCCGATCACGTCCGATAAAGAAATTATTGCGTTGATTGCCTATTTACAACGCTTGGGAACCGATATTCGCGCAACTCAGAAATAATGAGGAATTTATGTATAAACATGTTTTTGAACTGATCGATGGCGTTGCATTCTTCCCGATACTGGCATTACTGATTTTTTTCACGTTTTTTATGCTGGTTATTATGTGGTTGGTACGTATGGATCGCACGCATGTGCGATATATGGAAGAAATGCCGCTCGATCATCCTATCATGTCATCCAACAACGGAGGAAAAATCCATGGCTAAAGTTGAAGATAAATTATTCGATCATGATTACGACGGCATCCGGGAATATGATAATCCTTTGCCGCCGTGGTGGGTCAATTTGTTTTTCATAACGATCGTCTGGAGCGTGGTATACGTTTTATATTACCATGTATTTGAAATCGGCGATCGTTCCTTCGATGAGTTCAAAAAAGAATACGATCAAACATGGATCAAAGAAAAAGACCCCGGCTACGTTCACGCCGAAATT harbors:
- a CDS encoding cytochrome C oxidase Cbb3; this translates as MYKHVFELIDGVAFFPILALLIFFTFFMLVIMWLVRMDRTHVRYMEEMPLDHPIMSSNNGGKIHG